The Dasypus novemcinctus isolate mDasNov1 chromosome 11, mDasNov1.1.hap2, whole genome shotgun sequence DNA window AGGGCCCTGGTGCGACCCCAGTTCGTCAGTCTGATTGGGGAAGATTCGCTCCGGGCCCATGGTGTCTCCGGCTAGAACTACTGCTGCCATCCGGGCAGGGGCTGcaagaacagggaagcagatgtaactgGGCCCACCTTCAGTCTCTTTATTCAGTTCCTTGGGGTCTCCTTCAGCGTCACAAAACATTTAAATGCCTCCAAGCTTCCGGCTCCCAACCTTCCAGCTCAGCTCCagcgtccccccacccccagcctctccTTCTCGAATTGGGATCCACCCGCCGCGCTCCGTCAATTCCTAAATAGCTCAACCAGAGGTATCGCTACCTGCCAAGACACCCTTAGAGAACCCCGGCCCCCACCTCCCAACTTGGGAACCCCCGGGTCGCCACACCGGCTCTCCTAGAAAACGGCGTTCCCGcccccttcttccctcttctaGGGTTTCCCTCTGTACCGCCTGATAGACGCTCTTCAGCCCCCAGGGGCTCCCCTCAAATGGCCCCAGCTGCAGGGTCCCCCACCCGCCCCCACGGACTCTGCTGGCGGCTGTTTCCGCGCGCCTCACCCGCTCAGAGCCCGCGGCCGAACCCGCACCTTCACTTCCGGCGTGGCAGGACGCTCCAAGACGCCGGGTCCTCCAGCTCCGCCCCTCGCCCATGATTGACGCGAGCAAGGACGAGGAGTCCGCCCCATGCCCCGCCTCCGCCATCCCCTAGCCAAGATAACAAAGGACTACGTTACCCAGTAACCCCCACGGTCTTGACACAAATCTGTGCATGCGCAGAATCTTTCCTCCGTCTCCGGGCCTCTTcagcccctctcctctctctggaAACCTGTGGACCACAAGTCCCGGTAGACCTCGGGCACTTTCCTCCGACTGCACGTGCGCGCACTGCTGCCCGCCGGAAGGACCCAGCCAGGCTGTGTTTATCTCGTTGGGGACCGAGTCGTCGGTTGGCGCGCAACGGGTTCTAGGCTGCAGGCAGCGCGAGGGCTcgaggccccgccccggcccggcctggcAGGTAGCCCGGGATGGGTTAAGGGATGAGGAAGAATTGGGGGGGCCGGAGACGCCCATGCCTAGAGCTggagtggtgggggaggggactgAGAGCAATgagtgggggtagggagagaacTGGGGGGATGATGGGAAAGGAGAGTGTTAATAGGGGAAGAAGGACTGTGGGAGGATGATGGAGAAACCGTGGCAAAGACCTGGTGGCTAGAGGAGACACTAAGGGAATTGGAAGGAAGACTGGGTTACGGGGAGAATGGGGAAGCTGAGCTGAATGGAAGAAAGGGGAGCTGGCGttatgggggaggggaggctgggaCGGTAGGAAGAGAAAAGGGGTCGCATGAGATTAAGAAAGGAATATCCCTGGCCGAATGGAGCCAATTAATGttagtttttctttccttagtGGAGGAGGGGAAACTGGAGGGCTGTCGGGTGGAGCTTGGAATGGTGGGAGAAGAGGCAATGGGAAAATGGCACAGCCCTTAGGAGATCAAGAAGGACcagaaatgggggtggggtggggtgataaTTATGAGAGACCAGGGAGAGGGGTAGGTACTTGAAGGGAATTGAAGAAGCTTGAGAATGCGCCATGATGGAGGATGGAGGAGTTGCGGATGAGGAGCCGTTCAGACCCTGGGGGTTTATTCTCCATGAGACCCAGTTGTCCTTATGGAGGAGAAGCTAAAATTCTTTCTCCACCTTTGGCCGAAATTActtatctctttacctgtgaatTCTGGGGACGGGGGTTGGGGACGGGGGGCAGCGTGCAGAGTTGAAGCTGTAAGAGAAGATGAGCCCTTCAATCCCCTATCTGTCCCTACAAGCCCAGGTCCAAGATGTTTTAGATTGAGGGAGGGAGTAACGCAGTGCTAGTAGCTTTTTACTGGGGCTATTTCAGGTTGGGTGGGATGGCTATTTAAAGCATGGGGTTGgggggtcggggtgggggggTCGGGCTGTAGGGCCGGCACACTAGCAGAAGGCAGTCTCTTTCCTGCAAGGGGCCTCCCTTATTTGAGCTTAAAAGCCTGAGGTACTGCCTGGCTTTTTCTTCTGCCAGGGCTTCCTGAACAGGGAGCAGATGATCCACCTAAACTTAGCAGGTGCCTGCCAACAAAGGCAGTGCCAGTTGCAGGATTTGCCTGACAGGGTCCTCTAATGTTCCTCTTACCACTAGGTTGGTAGATTGCCTTTTAAGAGGTAAAGACCTTTCATGCCTGGCTCTTGTTCATATTCTACCCAAGGACATTTTTGCTTCCTACCCTGATCCCATCCCCCTTCCAGGGACCCAAGTGGGAGAAGTGCTGCTGGAAACAGCTTGTTCTCTCCCACCACAATAGCAGGGCTGGAAAAGTGACAGTAGGAGAtactttccctcctccccactccaTCCCCCCAATCCCCAGCAGACACATACCTTTCTGGCTTAAGTTCCTAGGGTTGGGAGCATACCAGGCACAGCTGTTAAAGGAACTCTTTGTGCCTGTGGGGGGCCCAGGGTGACCCTAGTGGCAACAGCTCAGCTTGATCGGAGCTCCCTGTGAGGGGCTAACCAACCCTGCTAACATGGTCATCACTGCCCTGATTCAAACCCACCTTGAACTGGATAGGGGGATAGTTCACTCTAAAAGTCTAAAAGCTTTTCTGCTTGGAAGCACCCATGCCAGCTTTCAGTGGGCCGCCTGGGGCTGACTGGGCTATTAATAGCCCTGAGTATTTTGAGATCCCTCTCCCTACCTTAAAGAGCACAGAGATTCTTAGAGAGGTGGCAATAAGCAGAGCAGAGCCAGACAGACAAGGGAAAGTGCCTGGCTTCTGAAGAGGGCTTGGTGCTTGTGTCAGGCCAAGGACAGGATGAAGTCTCGTGGAGTAAGGGGTGACCATGCTGAGTCCTTGATCAGCAGATTCTGAGTTGGCAAACAGGTTGGAGTGGCCCCACCCCTTGCTTTGGAGAATTGGGGCCAGGGTTAGctccctgacctcagcagctCTGCAGGGGCAGGACCAGCCACCTGGGCTATGACTAGTGTCCCTGCAGAGGAGTTACATGGGAGGGCCACCAGGGTGACGCTTGGAGGTAGGGACTGATCCTGGCCAGAGTCGCGGTGACCTGGGCAGAGGCCTTGCCTGAGGAGCCTGTGGTCCTGACTTGTGTGCAGGTAGCAGAGGCAGCAGGCCGTGCCGGGGGGGCATGTTGCTGTAACCAGTGGCCCAGGGGATGTTACGGTGGACAGTGCACCTGGAGGGCGGGCCCCGCAGGGTGAACCATGCTGCAGTGGCCGTCGGGCACCGGGTATACTCCTTCGGGGGTTACTGCTCTGGTGAAGACTATGAGACACTGCGTCAGATTGATGTGCACATATTCAATGCAGGTAAGCCAGTGTCAAGGCTGTCTCTGGGTGCTCACAGCAGGGAGGGGAATGGACAACTAAGTGAGGTTTGGTGGTGATCTGTGTGGGAATGGAGATGGGCAAACAGACATCTGGTTTAGGAAAGCCTGGAGGGAGGCTGAGCAGAGTTGTGCCCACAGTGTCCCTGCGTTGGACAAAGCTGCCCCCGGTGAGGCCCACCGTCCGCGGACAGGCTCCTGTGGTACCTTACATGCGGTACGGACACTCAACCGTCCTCATCGACGACACGGTCTTCCTTTGGGGTGGACGGAATGACACTGAAGGGGCCTGCAATGTTCTCTATGCCTTTGACGTCAGTGAGTATTGGTCTGAGAAAGGCTGTGTTCTGTCACATGGTCCCTTGGGACTGGGACAGGTGTGGAGGGGGGagtgggcggggggcaggggacCAGGGACTGAGGGTACTCCAGAGTTGAGGAGGAAGTGTCAGGTTGCTTACCTGGGTCATCCTCTCACCTCCTTCAGATACTCACAAGTGGTCCACACCCCGAGTGTCAGGAACAGTTCCTGGGGCCCGGGATGGACACTCGGCCTGTGTCCTAGGCAGGACCATGTACATTTTTGGGGGCTACGAACAGCTGGTACGTCTGGGAAGAAAGAGGTTTTGGGTGGGAATGAGAACAAGGAAGGGGGAACTGAGGGTGGTGGAATGGGAGGCTTTGGCTTGCTTGTAGGTCTTAAGGGGACAGATGGAGGTTTAGGGAATGACCATCAgctctttttttaattccttccttcactttcctcctcctgcctccccaTGCAGGCAGACTGCTTTTCCAATGACATTCACAAGCTGGATACCAGCACCATGACATGGACCCTTATCTGTACGAAGGtttgtcctttcttcttttttccagaACCCCACCCTCAACTGAAGAAATCATAGGAGGCTTAAACAGTGAGAGCTGATCCCCAGGCCTCCCTGCTGACCCTTCTTCTCTGTTCTTGTCCAGGGCAACCCTGCTCGCTGGAGGGACTTCCACTCAGCCACAATGCTGGGCAGTCATATGTATGTCTTTGGGGGTCGTGCCGACCGCTTTGGGCCATTCCATTCCAACAATGAGATTTACTGCAACCGCATCCGTGTCTTTGACACCAGGACTGAGGCCTGGCTGGACTGTCCACCCACCCCTGTGCTACCCGAGGGGCGCCGGAGCCACTCAGCCTGTGAGTGTCTGTTTTGGCCCCTTCCAGCGCGTTGCCCTCACATCTTTGACATTCCACTCTCCTTCCAGTTGGCTACAATGGGGAGCTGTACATCTTCGGTGGCTATAACGCAAGGCTGAACCGGCACTTCCATGACCTTTGGAAGTTTAACCCTGGTAAAGAGCACTGCCTTTATGGGAGAAAGAAGGGGCAGTTCAGgtgggggagaaagaaaagaaggatcCTGAATAGGAAAGGGGATGGAGGTGGGAGAAGATATCTGGCCTGGGCAGGTATTGAACTTCTTCTCCATATAAATTTCTCTTTAGTATCATTTACCTGGAAGAAGATTGAACCGAAGGGTAAGGGGCCATGTCCCCGTCGGCGCCAGTGCTGCTGTATCGTTGGTGACAAGATTGTCCTCTTTGGGGGTACCAGGTTaggaggagagaggggagggctCAGGAAAGGGCCTAAATCTGTGACCGACATTAGGGTGGAGGGTCCAATGGGtagtctttcctctttctttcagctcttttttttaTCCCTACAGTCCATCTCCTGAGGAAGGCCTGGGAGATGAATTTGACCTCATAGATCATTCTGACTTACACATTTTGGACTTTAGTAAGTACACTTATTCCCAAAGTGCTCCTGCCATCGAGGCCCCTCTCTTAGGGTGGTGGCACCCAGAACTGGACTCTTTCCTCTGCTTTgaccctctccctttcccctattCCTCCCTTAAAGGCCCTAGTCTGAAGACCCTATGCAAACTGGCAGTGATTCAGTATAACCTGGACCAGTCCTGTTTGCCCCATGACATCAGGTATAGTGAGTGGTTGGGAAGGAGAGGTTGAGTGGGGTGAGTAAGGCAGCACAGGCATGACCTGATTAGATTTCAGTATGGAAGAGACCTATGTTTTTGTTGTACTGGAGGTATAGTGTGCATGTGAGGAGTGAGTGAGATGGAGGGAAATGAAATTATACTCATCAGGTAATAAAACTACTTGTATTATTTGCAGAATAAAAGAATTATCAAAAAGAGAGG harbors:
- the KLHDC3 gene encoding kelch domain-containing protein 3 isoform X1 yields the protein MLRWTVHLEGGPRRVNHAAVAVGHRVYSFGGYCSGEDYETLRQIDVHIFNAVSLRWTKLPPVRPTVRGQAPVVPYMRYGHSTVLIDDTVFLWGGRNDTEGACNVLYAFDVNTHKWSTPRVSGTVPGARDGHSACVLGRTMYIFGGYEQLADCFSNDIHKLDTSTMTWTLICTKGNPARWRDFHSATMLGSHMYVFGGRADRFGPFHSNNEIYCNRIRVFDTRTEAWLDCPPTPVLPEGRRSHSAFGYNGELYIFGGYNARLNRHFHDLWKFNPVSFTWKKIEPKGKGPCPRRRQCCCIVGDKIVLFGGTSPSPEEGLGDEFDLIDHSDLHILDFSPSLKTLCKLAVIQYNLDQSCLPHDIRWELNAMTTNSNISRPIVSSHG
- the KLHDC3 gene encoding kelch domain-containing protein 3 isoform X2 is translated as MLRWTVHLEGGPRRVNHAAVAVGHRVYSFGGYCSGEDYETLRQIDVHIFNAVSLRWTKLPPVRPTVRGQAPVVPYMRYGHSTVLIDDTVFLWGGRNDTEGACNVLYAFDVNTHKWSTPRVSGTVPGARDGHSACVLGRTMYIFGGYEQLADCFSNDIHKLDTSTMTWTLICTKGNPARWRDFHSATMLGSHMTEAWLDCPPTPVLPEGRRSHSAFGYNGELYIFGGYNARLNRHFHDLWKFNPVSFTWKKIEPKGKGPCPRRRQCCCIVGDKIVLFGGTSPSPEEGLGDEFDLIDHSDLHILDFSPSLKTLCKLAVIQYNLDQSCLPHDIRWELNAMTTNSNISRPIVSSHG